One Deinococcus sp. LM3 genomic region harbors:
- the rpmG gene encoding 50S ribosomal protein L33, with product MAKDGPRIIVKMESSAGTGFYYTTTKNRRNTQAKMELRKYDPVAKKHVVFKEKKV from the coding sequence ATGGCGAAAGACGGCCCCCGCATCATCGTGAAAATGGAAAGCAGCGCCGGCACCGGCTTCTACTACACGACCACCAAGAACCGCCGCAACACGCAGGCCAAGATGGAACTGCGCAAGTACGACCCCGTCGCCAAGAAGCACGTGGTCTTCAAAGAGAAGAAGGTCTGA
- the rplL gene encoding 50S ribosomal protein L7/L12, with protein sequence MAYDKQALIDQLGQLTIMELADLIDGLKETWGVTAAVAAGPAAGPAAAVEEKTEFDVILVDAGASKINVIKEIRAITGLGLKEAKDMSEKGGALKEAISKDEAEKIKAQLEAAGARVELK encoded by the coding sequence ATGGCTTACGACAAACAGGCTCTTATCGACCAGCTCGGCCAGCTCACCATCATGGAACTCGCGGACCTCATCGACGGTCTGAAGGAAACCTGGGGCGTCACCGCCGCCGTCGCCGCTGGCCCCGCCGCCGGCCCCGCCGCCGCCGTTGAAGAGAAGACCGAGTTCGACGTCATCCTCGTCGACGCCGGCGCCAGCAAGATCAACGTCATTAAGGAAATCCGCGCTATCACCGGCCTGGGCCTGAAAGAAGCCAAGGACATGAGCGAGAAGGGCGGCGCGCTGAAGGAAGCCATCAGCAAGGACGAAGCCGAGAAGATCAAGGCCCAGCTGGAAGCTGCTGGCGCCCGCGTCGAACTCAAGTAA
- the rplA gene encoding 50S ribosomal protein L1, whose translation MPKHGKRYEALVAKVDRNKQYTIDEAAALVKDIATAKFDETVEVHFRLGIDPRKSDQNVRGTVALPHGTGRTVRVAVITKGDNVQAAEAAGADVVGSDELIERIAGGFMEFDAVVATPDMMAQVGQKLARLLGPRGLLPNPKSGTVGPDVAGMVKSLKAGRIEFRNDKTGVVHAPIGKASFEPGSLSENYASLISALEAAKPGSAKGVFLRSAFLTTTMGPSIPLSLSQG comes from the coding sequence ATGCCTAAGCACGGTAAACGTTACGAGGCCCTGGTCGCCAAGGTGGACCGCAACAAGCAGTACACCATCGACGAGGCCGCCGCCCTGGTCAAGGACATCGCCACCGCGAAGTTCGACGAGACCGTCGAAGTGCACTTCCGCCTCGGCATCGACCCCCGCAAGAGCGACCAGAACGTGCGTGGCACGGTCGCCCTGCCCCACGGCACCGGCCGTACCGTGCGCGTCGCCGTGATCACCAAGGGTGACAACGTGCAGGCCGCCGAGGCCGCTGGCGCCGATGTGGTCGGCAGCGACGAGCTGATCGAGCGCATCGCCGGTGGGTTCATGGAGTTCGACGCCGTCGTCGCCACCCCCGACATGATGGCCCAGGTCGGCCAGAAGCTCGCGCGTCTGCTCGGGCCGCGCGGCCTGCTCCCCAACCCCAAGAGCGGCACCGTCGGTCCCGACGTGGCCGGCATGGTCAAGAGCCTGAAAGCCGGTCGTATCGAGTTCCGTAACGACAAGACCGGCGTCGTTCACGCGCCCATCGGCAAGGCCAGCTTCGAGCCCGGCAGCCTGAGCGAGAACTACGCCTCGCTGATCAGCGCGCTGGAAGCCGCCAAGCCCGGAAGCGCCAAGGGCGTCTTCCTGCGCAGCGCCTTCCTGACCACCACGATGGGCCCCAGCATTCCGCTGAGCCTGTCGCAGGGCTAA
- the secE gene encoding preprotein translocase subunit SecE: MNLIQYFRDSRAELSRVSWPTRQQVLEGTQAVLIFVIALTIIVYALDLLFSSLIRAVL, from the coding sequence ATGAACTTGATTCAGTACTTCCGTGACTCGCGCGCGGAACTGTCGCGCGTCTCGTGGCCAACCCGCCAGCAGGTGCTGGAAGGCACCCAGGCCGTGTTGATCTTCGTGATCGCCCTGACCATCATCGTGTACGCGCTTGACCTGCTGTTCAGCAGCCTGATCCGGGCGGTGCTGTGA
- the tuf gene encoding elongation factor Tu has product MAKGTFERTKPHVNVGTIGHVDHGKTTLTAAITFTAAASDPTIEKLAYDQIDKAPEEKARGITINTAHVEYNTPTRHYSHVDCPGHADYVKNMITGAAQMDGAILVVSSADGPMPQTREHILLARQVGVPYIVVFMNKVDMVDDEELLELVEMEVRELLSKYEFPGDDLPVVKGSALQALEALQANPKTARGENNWVDRIWDLLDAVDSYIPTPERATDKTFLMPVEDVFTITGRGTVATGRVERGVVKVQDEVEIIGLRDTKKTTVTGIEMHRKLLDSGMAGDNVGVLLRGVARDDVERGQVLAKPGSIKPHTKFEASVYVLSKDEGGRHSAFFGGYRPQFYFRTTDVTGVVELPEGVEMVMPGDNITFVVELIKPIAMEEGLRFAIREGGRTVGAGVVAKVIE; this is encoded by the coding sequence AAGACCACCCTCACCGCGGCCATCACCTTCACCGCCGCCGCCTCGGACCCCACCATCGAAAAACTGGCCTACGACCAGATCGACAAGGCCCCCGAGGAAAAAGCCCGCGGTATCACCATCAACACCGCCCACGTCGAGTACAACACCCCCACCCGCCACTACAGCCACGTTGACTGCCCCGGCCACGCCGACTACGTCAAGAACATGATCACCGGAGCCGCCCAGATGGACGGCGCCATCCTGGTGGTCAGCAGCGCTGACGGCCCCATGCCCCAGACCCGCGAGCACATCCTGCTCGCCCGTCAGGTCGGCGTGCCCTACATCGTCGTCTTCATGAACAAGGTCGACATGGTCGACGACGAAGAACTCCTCGAGCTCGTCGAGATGGAAGTCCGCGAACTCCTCAGCAAGTACGAGTTCCCCGGCGACGACCTCCCCGTCGTCAAGGGCAGCGCCCTGCAGGCCCTCGAAGCCCTCCAGGCCAACCCCAAGACCGCCCGCGGCGAGAACAACTGGGTCGACCGCATCTGGGACCTGCTCGACGCGGTGGACAGCTACATCCCCACCCCCGAGCGCGCCACGGACAAGACCTTCCTGATGCCCGTCGAAGACGTGTTCACGATCACCGGTCGTGGCACCGTGGCCACCGGCCGCGTCGAGCGTGGCGTGGTCAAGGTTCAGGACGAAGTGGAAATCATCGGTCTGCGCGACACGAAGAAGACCACGGTGACCGGGATCGAAATGCACCGCAAGCTGCTGGACAGCGGCATGGCGGGCGACAACGTGGGCGTGCTGCTGCGCGGCGTGGCGCGTGACGACGTGGAACGCGGTCAGGTGCTGGCGAAGCCCGGCAGCATCAAGCCGCACACGAAGTTCGAAGCGAGCGTGTACGTGCTGAGCAAGGACGAAGGCGGGCGTCACAGCGCGTTCTTCGGCGGGTACCGCCCGCAGTTCTACTTCCGCACGACGGACGTGACGGGCGTGGTGGAACTGCCCGAAGGCGTGGAGATGGTCATGCCCGGCGATAACATCACGTTCGTGGTGGAACTGATCAAGCCGATCGCGATGGAAGAAGGCCTGCGCTTCGCCATCCGCGAAGGTGGCCGTACCGTCGGCGCCGGCGTCGTCGCCAAAGTCATCGAGTAA
- the rplJ gene encoding 50S ribosomal protein L10: MANDKNQQTLSSLKGSLTGVDTFYVVDYQGLTAGQLGKLRKDIREKGGQLIVAKNTLINLALQDGGRDFADALKGPSAIVVAQEDPAGVAKALSDAAKGNDKGIPAVKAGFVEGNRVDVKVVERLASLGSKQSLQGELVGVLSAHLSNFVGVLEAYKTKLEEQA; encoded by the coding sequence GTGGCGAACGACAAGAACCAGCAGACCCTCAGCAGCCTCAAGGGCAGCCTTACGGGCGTCGACACGTTCTACGTGGTCGACTACCAGGGCCTGACCGCCGGCCAGCTGGGCAAACTGCGTAAAGACATCCGCGAGAAGGGCGGGCAGCTCATTGTTGCCAAGAACACCCTGATCAACCTCGCCCTTCAGGACGGCGGCCGTGACTTTGCCGACGCTCTGAAAGGCCCCAGCGCCATCGTTGTCGCCCAGGAAGACCCCGCCGGGGTCGCCAAGGCCCTCAGCGACGCCGCCAAAGGCAACGACAAGGGTATCCCCGCCGTCAAGGCCGGCTTTGTCGAAGGCAACCGCGTCGACGTGAAAGTCGTCGAGCGTCTGGCCAGCCTGGGCAGCAAGCAGAGCCTTCAGGGCGAGCTGGTGGGCGTGCTCAGCGCGCACCTCAGCAACTTCGTGGGCGTCCTCGAAGCGTACAAGACCAAACTCGAAGAACAGGCCTGA
- the rplK gene encoding 50S ribosomal protein L11, with translation MKKVAGLVKLQLPAGKATPAPPVGPALGQYGANIMEFTKAFNAMTADKGDAIIPVEITIFADRSFTFITKTPPMSYLIRKAAGLQKGSATPNKAKVGKLSWEQVLEIAKTKMPDLNAGSIEAAANTVAGTARSMGVTIEGAPNA, from the coding sequence ATGAAAAAAGTCGCAGGTTTAGTCAAACTGCAACTCCCGGCGGGTAAGGCCACTCCGGCCCCCCCCGTGGGTCCCGCGCTCGGTCAGTACGGCGCGAACATCATGGAGTTCACGAAGGCGTTCAACGCGATGACGGCCGACAAGGGTGACGCGATCATCCCCGTCGAGATCACCATCTTCGCCGACCGCTCCTTCACCTTCATCACCAAGACCCCTCCCATGAGCTACCTGATCCGCAAGGCCGCCGGCCTGCAGAAAGGCAGCGCGACCCCCAACAAGGCCAAGGTCGGCAAGCTCAGCTGGGAGCAGGTCCTGGAAATCGCCAAGACCAAGATGCCCGACCTGAACGCCGGCAGCATCGAAGCCGCCGCGAACACCGTCGCCGGCACCGCCCGCTCCATGGGCGTGACCATCGAGGGGGCCCCGAATGCCTAA
- a CDS encoding HNH endonuclease signature motif containing protein, with product MHRGLFEMTYFDTYYYCNVIFNILKNQSEYMRTMYDLFEDENWLRFSHPFPKYSALHVFSEHCIRGIFMEKFFDSESSAHDQIFPITKTFEAYSVDHLSMQTYLNGRRPDVDSSHDYFTELSLIGDLDNLIQRMTDEIFYVMFNNRAAMQLLNDWIANFGGAGDFSRITPDHQERFTKSGFIKRSSIPRWTSRAVYYRDRGRCTFCQRDVSGSLSMGSKINLDHIVPLAAGGINDVTNLQLLCEECNSSKSDKRLSTSNKYERWYSPS from the coding sequence ATGCACAGAGGATTATTTGAAATGACTTACTTTGACACGTACTACTATTGCAATGTAATATTCAATATTCTTAAGAATCAATCAGAATATATGCGGACGATGTACGATTTATTTGAAGATGAAAATTGGCTGCGATTTTCGCATCCTTTCCCAAAGTATAGTGCTCTTCATGTATTTTCTGAGCATTGCATAAGAGGGATTTTTATGGAAAAATTTTTTGATTCTGAATCATCTGCGCACGATCAAATTTTTCCTATCACAAAGACATTCGAGGCATATTCAGTCGACCACCTAAGCATGCAGACATATCTGAACGGACGTCGACCAGATGTTGATAGTAGTCATGATTATTTTACGGAACTGTCATTAATCGGAGACTTAGACAATCTTATACAAAGGATGACAGATGAAATATTTTATGTCATGTTTAATAATCGTGCTGCTATGCAGCTACTTAACGATTGGATAGCAAATTTCGGAGGGGCTGGAGATTTTAGCAGAATTACACCCGATCACCAAGAAAGGTTTACTAAATCTGGATTTATTAAAAGATCAAGCATTCCACGCTGGACTAGCAGAGCAGTCTATTATCGTGACAGAGGGAGATGCACATTTTGCCAAAGAGATGTCTCTGGCTCTCTTAGCATGGGTTCAAAAATAAATTTAGACCATATAGTTCCGCTTGCAGCGGGAGGCATCAATGACGTAACAAATCTGCAACTCCTCTGCGAAGAATGCAATTCAAGCAAAAGCGATAAACGTCTTTCGACTTCAAATAAATATGAGAGATGGTATTCCCCTTCGTAA
- the nusG gene encoding transcription termination/antitermination protein NusG has translation MGIEWYAVHTYVGQEDRVESQLMDRATKLGMRGTKIFQVLQPTEEAVELRDGGKKETVKRKLFPGYVFVQMDVEDDDAPGELGESWEVVRGTNGVTGFVGTATRPVPLSPEEVQRLLASVGVAAQPVIEEAPRVKVDFKAGDMVRVTGGPFADFSGVISEVNIPQAKVKVLVSIFGRETPVELDFGQVAK, from the coding sequence ATGGGCATCGAGTGGTACGCCGTGCATACCTACGTGGGTCAGGAAGACCGCGTGGAATCACAGCTGATGGACCGCGCCACCAAACTCGGGATGCGCGGCACCAAGATCTTCCAGGTGCTGCAACCCACCGAGGAAGCCGTGGAACTCCGCGACGGCGGCAAGAAGGAAACCGTGAAACGCAAGTTGTTCCCCGGTTACGTCTTCGTGCAGATGGACGTCGAGGACGACGACGCGCCGGGTGAACTGGGCGAGTCGTGGGAAGTGGTGCGTGGCACGAACGGCGTCACCGGCTTTGTCGGAACCGCCACGCGCCCCGTGCCGCTCTCTCCCGAGGAAGTGCAGCGTCTGCTGGCCTCGGTCGGCGTCGCGGCGCAGCCGGTCATCGAGGAAGCGCCCCGCGTCAAGGTGGACTTCAAGGCGGGCGACATGGTGCGCGTCACCGGCGGCCCCTTCGCGGACTTCAGCGGCGTGATCAGTGAGGTCAACATCCCGCAGGCCAAGGTCAAGGTGCTGGTCAGCATCTTCGGCCGTGAAACCCCGGTCGAACTCGATTTCGGCCAGGTCGCCAAGTAA
- a CDS encoding pyridoxamine 5'-phosphate oxidase family protein — protein MAKQLPGISDHLRAFMEAQHLFFVSTAAPDGRVNVLPKGMDCLRVLGPNRVAWLNVTGSGNETAAHLR, from the coding sequence ATGGCGAAGCAACTTCCGGGGATCAGCGATCACCTGCGGGCGTTCATGGAGGCCCAGCACCTGTTCTTTGTGAGTACGGCCGCCCCGGATGGACGCGTGAACGTCTTGCCCAAGGGGATGGACTGCCTGCGGGTGCTGGGGCCGAACCGCGTGGCGTGGCTGAACGTGACCGGCAGCGGGAACGAGACGGCGGCCCACCTGCGCTGA
- a CDS encoding DUF2239 family protein, with product MDTEPTFTTFEGHTRRLTASLAEILTLLHAQPRAGLLTFDDRTGRSVDFDLSGTLDEVLARHAPETPRTGPGRPKLGVVSREVSLLPRHWEWLERQRGGASAALRRLIDEARQADPDGERRAQAQAATDRFLGAVAGDLPGYEEATRALYAADRGGFEARLHDWPEDVRQHALFLAAPAFTTSPPPSGVSWSSQE from the coding sequence ATGGATACCGAACCCACCTTCACCACCTTCGAGGGACACACCCGCCGCCTGACCGCGTCCCTCGCCGAGATCCTCACCCTGCTGCACGCCCAGCCGCGCGCGGGTCTGCTGACCTTCGATGACCGGACCGGGCGCAGCGTGGACTTCGACCTGAGCGGCACCCTGGACGAGGTGCTGGCCCGCCACGCACCCGAAACGCCCCGCACCGGCCCCGGTCGCCCGAAACTGGGCGTCGTGTCGCGCGAGGTCAGCCTGCTGCCCCGCCACTGGGAGTGGCTGGAACGCCAGCGCGGCGGGGCGTCGGCGGCGCTGCGTCGCCTGATCGACGAGGCCCGTCAGGCCGACCCGGACGGCGAACGCCGCGCGCAGGCCCAGGCAGCCACCGACCGTTTCCTGGGCGCGGTGGCCGGCGACCTGCCCGGGTATGAGGAAGCCACCCGCGCCCTGTACGCCGCCGACCGTGGCGGCTTCGAGGCCCGGCTCCACGACTGGCCGGAGGACGTCCGCCAGCACGCCCTGTTCCTCGCTGCGCCGGCCTTCACGACCAGCCCACCCCCGTCCGGTGTGTCCTGGTCCAGCCAGGAATGA